From uncultured Roseateles sp., the proteins below share one genomic window:
- a CDS encoding CpXC domain-containing protein: MSLFKQQVVACPACGKPVDFSVAYSVNADRRPDLREAVFDGTFQRQTCGACQESFRLAPELNYLDTGRGQWIAVHPADAIGDWETIEAHDLLVFNKSYGNQAVGAARELGAGLKARVVFGMTAFREKLLAAEVGLDDVDLELLKIAILRNSPAPPLAPGVELRFIEVTDDGNLAFAWLEADNEQVIEMLQTPRQTYNEIADDLTDWQPLREQLSTGLYVDMTRLITDNAG; the protein is encoded by the coding sequence ATGTCACTCTTCAAGCAGCAAGTCGTCGCCTGCCCGGCCTGTGGCAAGCCGGTCGATTTCAGTGTGGCCTACAGCGTCAACGCGGATCGCCGGCCCGATCTGCGCGAGGCCGTGTTCGACGGCACGTTCCAGCGCCAGACCTGCGGGGCCTGCCAGGAGAGCTTCCGGCTGGCGCCGGAGCTGAACTATCTGGATACCGGCCGTGGCCAGTGGATAGCCGTGCACCCGGCGGACGCCATCGGTGATTGGGAGACGATTGAAGCCCATGACCTGCTGGTCTTCAACAAGTCCTATGGCAACCAGGCCGTGGGCGCCGCGCGCGAACTCGGTGCCGGGCTCAAGGCACGGGTGGTGTTCGGCATGACCGCCTTCCGGGAAAAGCTGCTTGCGGCAGAGGTGGGCCTCGACGACGTTGATTTGGAACTGCTCAAGATCGCCATCCTGAGGAATTCACCCGCGCCGCCGCTGGCGCCGGGCGTCGAGTTGCGCTTCATCGAAGTCACCGATGACGGCAACCTCGCCTTCGCCTGGCTGGAAGCCGACAACGAGCAGGTCATCGAGATGCTGCAGACGCCCCGCCAGACCTATAACGAGATTGCCGACGACCTGACCGATTGGCAGCCGTTGCGCGAGCAGCTGTCGACAGGTCTTTATGTCGACATGACCCGGCTGATCACCGACAACGCAGGCTGA
- the coaE gene encoding dephospho-CoA kinase (Dephospho-CoA kinase (CoaE) performs the final step in coenzyme A biosynthesis.): protein MGLAPHRLPLRIGLTGGIGSGKSTVARALADLGATLIDTDAIARELTAPGGAALPAIAERFGSQAIGSDGALDRAHMRALAFSDADNRLALEAILHPMIGAETSRRAAEASTPVIVFDVPLLVESGRWRDRVDRVLVVDCLESTQIERVMRRSGWTALAVQAVLDQQATRRQRRAAADAVIFNEGLSLDELRQQVQALHSHWLT from the coding sequence ATGGGCCTAGCGCCGCACAGGCTGCCGCTGCGCATCGGCCTGACTGGCGGCATCGGCAGCGGCAAGAGCACCGTCGCCAGGGCCCTGGCGGATCTGGGCGCAACCTTGATCGACACCGATGCGATCGCCCGTGAACTGACGGCGCCCGGCGGTGCCGCCCTGCCCGCCATCGCCGAGCGTTTTGGCTCGCAGGCCATTGGCAGCGATGGCGCGCTGGACCGAGCCCATATGCGCGCCCTGGCCTTCTCCGACGCCGACAACCGCCTGGCGCTGGAAGCCATCCTGCACCCGATGATTGGCGCCGAAACGTCGCGGCGGGCGGCCGAGGCAAGCACGCCGGTGATCGTCTTCGATGTGCCCCTGCTGGTCGAGTCAGGCCGCTGGCGCGATCGGGTGGACCGGGTGCTGGTGGTGGACTGCCTGGAGTCAACCCAGATCGAGCGGGTGATGCGCCGCTCCGGCTGGACGGCCCTGGCCGTGCAGGCGGTGCTGGATCAGCAGGCCACCCGACGCCAGCGACGTGCCGCCGCCGATGCGGTGATCTTCAACGAGGGGCTGAGCCTGGACGAGCTGAGACAGCAGGTCCAGGCCCTGCACAGCCATTGGCTCACATGA
- a CDS encoding A24 family peptidase — translation MDAELIHFLLSPWALGILGLCVGSFLNVVVHRVPLMMERQWLGDAADHLGDKPTLLKLAALTIAEADKVVLAAGLVSAKVEALPALTIAKPRSRCPSCGHQLAWHENMPLIGWLRLRGRCSACKTPISPRYPVVELLTGLLFAAIGWRFGAQELTLMWCAFAAALVALAAIDWDTTLLPDSINQPLLWAGLVVAAAGWTLPLQQALIGACAGYLSLWSVYWLFKLTTGKEGMGYGDFKLLAALGAWLGWQMILPIVLGASVIGAVVGIAMKMSSSLREGRYVPFGPFLVGGGLVALLAGPQRVLGWMGWA, via the coding sequence ATGGATGCTGAGCTGATTCACTTCCTGCTGTCGCCATGGGCGCTGGGTATTCTGGGCCTGTGCGTGGGCAGCTTTCTGAACGTGGTGGTGCACCGCGTGCCGCTGATGATGGAGCGGCAATGGCTGGGTGATGCCGCCGACCATCTTGGCGACAAGCCGACGCTGCTGAAGCTCGCCGCCCTGACTATCGCCGAGGCCGACAAAGTCGTGCTGGCCGCTGGCCTGGTCAGTGCCAAGGTCGAGGCCTTGCCGGCGCTGACCATCGCCAAGCCGCGTTCGCGCTGCCCCAGCTGCGGCCATCAACTGGCCTGGCATGAAAACATGCCCTTGATCGGCTGGCTGCGACTGCGCGGCCGCTGCTCGGCCTGCAAGACGCCGATCTCGCCGCGCTACCCCGTCGTCGAGTTGCTGACCGGCCTGTTGTTTGCCGCCATCGGCTGGCGTTTTGGCGCGCAAGAGCTGACCCTGATGTGGTGTGCCTTCGCCGCCGCCCTGGTGGCGCTGGCCGCGATCGACTGGGACACCACCCTGCTGCCCGATTCGATCAACCAGCCGCTGCTGTGGGCCGGCCTGGTCGTCGCCGCAGCGGGCTGGACCCTGCCGCTGCAGCAGGCCCTGATCGGTGCCTGCGCCGGCTATCTGTCGCTGTGGTCGGTGTACTGGCTGTTCAAACTGACCACCGGCAAGGAGGGCATGGGCTATGGCGACTTCAAGCTGCTCGCCGCCCTGGGCGCCTGGCTGGGCTGGCAGATGATTCTGCCCATCGTGCTGGGCGCCTCGGTGATCGGTGCCGTGGTCGGCATCGCGATGAAGATGAGCAGCAGCCTGCGTGAGGGCCGCTACGTGCCCTTCGGCCCCTTTCTGGTCGGCGGCGGACTGGTGGCCCTGCTGGCCGGCCCGCAGCGTGTGCTGGGCTGGATGGGATGGGCCTAG
- a CDS encoding serine/threonine-protein kinase has protein sequence MKVPERIGKYAISAVLGQGAMGVVYKGFDPHIHRPVAIKTIHRELLGDDDVHASIAARFRNEAQAVGRLQHPGIVAIYEFGEDENTAYIAMEFVEGKNLDQVLAATPQLPEGQARRIMEQVLDALECAHKAGVWHRDIKPANLLLTASGQVKLTDFGIARIEHQGLTQVASMIGTPGFMAPEQYVGEGIDHRADLFAAGVVLYRLLTGVQPFTGAAETVMYKIMNEHPKPPSQVCSTPLSGAYDGVINRALAKKAENRFQSAQAFRQALLASAVHPEAAYPGGASDATVIVPPSHWARTVEAAETPASANPSGARPTTFPPTSMSTAMLPAGWEAAALSRIERLLAPHVGPMAKLMVRQAAHKNQEVVGLAMELSQHIGQETQRQRFISEALAGSQAAPRSGTQAIPGTGGTAASGARPAAGTGAGSGAAAAEPVTEAIKAHAVTVLTRHLGPIAKIVVKRAADKATSKAQLYQMLLEAASEVDAAKLLSDLQAM, from the coding sequence ATGAAAGTTCCCGAGCGCATCGGCAAGTACGCCATCTCCGCCGTGCTGGGTCAGGGCGCGATGGGGGTCGTCTACAAGGGTTTCGACCCCCACATCCACCGACCGGTGGCGATCAAGACCATTCACCGCGAGTTGCTCGGTGATGATGACGTCCACGCCTCGATCGCGGCGCGCTTCCGCAACGAGGCCCAGGCGGTGGGCCGCTTGCAGCATCCGGGCATCGTCGCCATCTACGAGTTCGGCGAGGACGAGAACACTGCCTATATCGCGATGGAGTTCGTCGAGGGCAAGAACCTCGACCAGGTGCTGGCCGCCACGCCTCAGCTGCCCGAGGGCCAGGCGCGCCGCATCATGGAGCAGGTGCTTGATGCGCTGGAGTGCGCGCACAAGGCCGGCGTCTGGCACAGAGACATCAAGCCCGCCAACCTGCTGCTGACGGCCAGCGGCCAGGTGAAGCTGACCGACTTCGGCATTGCCCGCATCGAGCACCAGGGCCTGACCCAGGTGGCCTCGATGATAGGTACGCCGGGCTTCATGGCGCCCGAGCAGTATGTCGGCGAGGGCATAGACCATCGTGCCGACCTGTTCGCCGCCGGTGTCGTGCTCTACCGCCTGCTGACCGGCGTCCAGCCCTTCACCGGCGCGGCCGAGACGGTGATGTACAAGATCATGAACGAGCACCCCAAGCCGCCGAGCCAGGTGTGCAGCACGCCGCTGTCGGGCGCCTATGACGGGGTGATCAACCGGGCGCTGGCCAAGAAAGCCGAGAACCGCTTCCAGAGCGCCCAGGCCTTCCGCCAGGCGCTGCTGGCCTCGGCCGTCCATCCCGAGGCGGCTTACCCGGGCGGCGCCAGTGACGCCACCGTGATCGTGCCGCCATCGCACTGGGCGCGCACCGTCGAAGCGGCGGAGACACCAGCGTCGGCAAACCCCTCGGGCGCAAGGCCGACCACCTTTCCGCCGACCTCGATGTCCACCGCCATGCTGCCCGCCGGCTGGGAGGCCGCGGCGCTGAGCCGCATCGAGCGCCTGCTGGCGCCCCATGTCGGACCGATGGCCAAGCTGATGGTGCGCCAGGCGGCACACAAGAACCAGGAGGTGGTGGGTCTGGCGATGGAGCTGTCACAGCACATCGGCCAGGAGACCCAGCGCCAGCGCTTCATCAGCGAGGCGCTGGCCGGTTCCCAGGCCGCGCCGCGCAGCGGTACCCAGGCCATCCCCGGCACCGGTGGCACCGCAGCCAGCGGCGCGCGCCCGGCAGCGGGGACTGGCGCTGGCTCCGGCGCGGCCGCTGCAGAGCCGGTGACCGAGGCAATCAAGGCCCACGCGGTGACGGTGCTGACCCGTCACCTGGGCCCGATTGCCAAGATCGTCGTCAAGCGCGCCGCCGACAAGGCGACGAGCAAGGCCCAGCTCTACCAGATGCTGCTGGAGGCGGCCAGCGAGGTCGACGCGGCCAAGCTGCTCAGCGATTTGCAGGCCATGTAG
- a CDS encoding DNA gyrase inhibitor YacG yields the protein MTSDTSSPSPRIVRCPTCGGDSVFAPQNQWRPFCSERCRMIDLGAWASESFRVEAHPEPDEGDEPKEN from the coding sequence ATGACAAGCGATACCTCTTCCCCCTCGCCGCGCATCGTGCGCTGCCCCACCTGTGGCGGTGACAGCGTGTTCGCCCCACAGAACCAGTGGCGCCCGTTTTGCTCTGAGCGTTGCCGGATGATCGACCTCGGGGCCTGGGCCAGCGAGTCTTTTCGAGTCGAGGCTCATCCGGAGCCGGATGAGGGCGACGAGCCGAAAGAGAACTAA
- a CDS encoding type II secretion system F family protein, whose translation MATSAAVKNIPEFVYEWEGKDRNGKIVRGEIRAGGEAMVNATLRRQGILVSKVKKRRVSGGKSINQKDIAIFTRQLSTMMRAGVPLLQAFDIVARGSPNPKLTRLLNEIRGDVETGTSLSTAFRKHPMYFDALYCNLVEAGEAGGILEALLDRLAIYQEKSVALKNKIRGALMYPMGVMVVAFIVLAVIMIFVVPAFKDVFKSFGADLPAPTLAVIAMSEFFVAYWYLIFGFLGGGIYFFLQSWKRSEKMQKTMDRLLLKIPIFGDLLYKSAVARWTRTLSTMFAAGVPLVEALDSVGGASGNAVFAEATEQIQRDVSTGSSLTSSMQTTNIFPSMVLQMSSIGEESGSLDHMLSKAAEFFEDEVDEMVKGLSSLMEPIIIVILGTMIGGIVVAMYLPIFKLGQVV comes from the coding sequence ATGGCGACGTCAGCGGCGGTAAAGAATATTCCGGAATTCGTCTACGAATGGGAAGGCAAGGATCGCAACGGCAAGATCGTGCGCGGGGAAATCCGCGCCGGTGGCGAAGCCATGGTCAATGCCACGCTGCGGCGCCAGGGCATTCTCGTCAGCAAGGTGAAGAAACGCCGCGTGAGTGGCGGCAAGTCGATCAACCAAAAAGACATCGCCATCTTCACCCGTCAGCTGTCGACCATGATGCGTGCCGGCGTGCCGCTGCTGCAGGCCTTTGACATCGTCGCCCGCGGCAGCCCCAACCCCAAGCTGACCCGGCTGCTCAACGAAATCCGCGGCGATGTGGAAACCGGCACCAGTTTGTCGACCGCGTTTCGCAAACACCCGATGTATTTCGACGCGCTGTATTGCAATCTGGTCGAGGCCGGCGAGGCCGGCGGTATTCTGGAAGCCCTGCTGGACCGGTTGGCGATTTACCAGGAAAAGTCGGTGGCGCTGAAGAACAAGATTCGCGGCGCCCTGATGTATCCCATGGGAGTGATGGTCGTGGCCTTTATCGTGCTGGCCGTGATCATGATTTTCGTGGTGCCGGCCTTCAAGGATGTTTTCAAATCGTTTGGCGCCGACCTGCCCGCACCGACCTTGGCGGTGATCGCAATGTCGGAGTTTTTCGTCGCGTACTGGTATCTGATTTTCGGCTTTCTCGGTGGGGGTATCTATTTCTTCCTGCAAAGCTGGAAACGATCGGAAAAGATGCAGAAGACGATGGACCGTCTGCTGCTGAAGATTCCGATCTTCGGCGACCTGCTGTACAAATCGGCCGTGGCCCGCTGGACGCGCACCCTGTCCACCATGTTCGCCGCTGGCGTGCCGCTGGTGGAAGCACTGGACTCGGTCGGCGGCGCCTCGGGCAACGCCGTGTTCGCCGAGGCCACCGAGCAGATCCAGCGCGACGTCTCGACCGGCTCCTCGCTGACCAGTTCGATGCAGACCACCAATATCTTCCCCAGCATGGTGCTGCAGATGTCGTCCATTGGCGAAGAGTCGGGCTCGCTGGACCATATGCTGTCCAAGGCGGCCGAGTTCTTCGAGGACGAGGTCGATGAGATGGTGAAGGGCCTGTCCAGCCTGATGGAGCCCATCATCATCGTCATCCTGGGCACCATGATCGGCGGCATTGTTGTCGCCATGTACCTGCCCATCTTCAAGCTCGGCCAAGTGGTGTAA
- the zapD gene encoding cell division protein ZapD: MVLYEYPFNESIRTMLRLEHLFDRLAQLIPRDAPMDHHFALATIFEIMDVASRADLKSDLLKELERHKAQLNSYRGNPSISEAALDEVVARIDHAFNGLNQLSGKAGHSLTANEWLMSIRSRINIPGGTCEFDLPAYFAWQQFAPTKRRADLMQWMTTLMPLAEALQVLLGLLRDAGVPHMVAASAGQYQQSLAAGRVYQLLRMRIDGALSLIPEISGHRLMVSIRLMQQDEEGRLRLASKDTSFELTLCA; the protein is encoded by the coding sequence TTGGTCCTCTACGAATACCCGTTCAACGAAAGCATACGCACCATGCTGCGGCTCGAGCATCTGTTCGACCGCCTGGCCCAGCTGATACCGCGCGATGCCCCTATGGATCACCACTTCGCGCTGGCCACGATCTTCGAGATCATGGATGTGGCCTCGCGCGCCGATCTGAAGTCGGACCTGCTCAAGGAACTGGAGCGGCACAAGGCACAGCTCAACAGCTACCGCGGCAACCCGTCGATCTCGGAGGCTGCGCTGGACGAGGTGGTGGCCCGCATCGACCATGCCTTCAACGGCCTGAACCAACTGTCCGGCAAGGCCGGCCACAGCCTCACCGCCAATGAATGGCTGATGAGCATACGCAGCCGCATCAACATCCCGGGCGGCACCTGCGAGTTCGACCTGCCGGCCTATTTCGCCTGGCAGCAGTTCGCGCCGACCAAGCGCCGCGCCGACCTGATGCAGTGGATGACCACCCTGATGCCGCTGGCCGAGGCCCTGCAGGTGCTGCTGGGCCTGCTGCGTGATGCCGGTGTGCCCCATATGGTGGCGGCCAGCGCCGGCCAGTACCAGCAAAGCCTGGCGGCCGGCCGCGTCTACCAGCTGCTGCGCATGCGCATCGACGGGGCCTTAAGCCTGATCCCGGAGATCAGCGGCCACCGGCTGATGGTCTCGATACGACTGATGCAGCAGGATGAAGAGGGCCGGCTCAGGCTGGCCTCCAAGGACACCTCATTCGAATTGACGCTTTGTGCATGA
- a CDS encoding serine/threonine-protein kinase, with the protein MSSPTPDDDRTVIRPISAQEPEAMPGAQPPAVGADGGYAATEFAKTKLAQTEFAQTELGRAQAPARPAPPPSGAPPSGAGSAHSSAGDSGNALPVGTYLGEFELTSVLGEGGFGIVYLAWDHSLERRVALKEYMPAALAARTGDTQVQVKSQRHRDTFEAGRKSFVNEAKLLAQFDHPSLVKVYRFWEANGTAYMVMPFYEGITLKDKLRELGAPPDEAWLMTLLAPLTEALAVIHAESCFHRDIAPDNVILLNSTGKPLLLDFGAARRVIGDMTQALTVILKPGYAPVEQYAEAPNMKQGPWTDVYALAASVHFAILGRTPPTSVGRLMSDSYVPLTEAAEGRYSLQFLQAMDKALRVRPEERTQTIAELRADLGLGAVTIDPQTSLTQTRPTGIAPPPPPAPKAARTQMPSQDTTQYLGAAGASSSGAGGKGLWIGVGLLALAAAGAGTYFALAPRKPATPAPAAQVAPAPVAAAPVAAPPAAPARFDIRDEFAKVLSAQTPGFGVEAVATKPQLRIGKDSLGFTVKSTRDGFVQVLVLGPDGAAALLFPNAQASDNRIKAGETLLLPKASWKLDTIEPAGAEHFLIIVSAQPRDYSEISKERDYIFLKLPTQEQGQALAAGWTRSTPMLLGGLKSCATPDCDAYGAARFSVDIVP; encoded by the coding sequence ATGAGCAGCCCGACTCCTGACGACGACCGCACGGTCATTCGCCCCATCAGCGCCCAAGAGCCCGAGGCCATGCCCGGAGCGCAGCCGCCCGCTGTCGGCGCCGACGGCGGCTATGCCGCCACCGAGTTTGCCAAGACCAAGTTGGCGCAGACCGAGTTCGCGCAGACCGAACTCGGCCGCGCACAGGCCCCGGCCCGCCCTGCCCCGCCACCATCCGGCGCGCCACCCAGCGGTGCGGGTAGCGCACATTCAAGCGCTGGCGACAGCGGCAATGCACTGCCGGTGGGCACCTATCTGGGCGAGTTCGAGCTCACCAGTGTGCTCGGCGAAGGGGGCTTCGGCATTGTCTATCTGGCCTGGGACCATTCGCTGGAGCGCCGCGTGGCGCTGAAGGAATACATGCCCGCAGCGCTGGCCGCGCGCACCGGTGACACCCAGGTGCAGGTCAAGTCGCAGCGCCACCGCGACACCTTCGAGGCCGGGCGCAAGAGCTTCGTCAACGAGGCCAAGCTGCTGGCCCAGTTCGACCATCCGTCCCTGGTCAAGGTCTACCGTTTCTGGGAGGCCAATGGCACGGCCTATATGGTGATGCCCTTCTACGAAGGCATCACCCTGAAAGACAAGCTGCGCGAGCTCGGTGCCCCGCCCGACGAGGCCTGGCTGATGACCTTGCTGGCGCCACTGACCGAGGCGCTGGCAGTGATACACGCCGAGAGCTGCTTTCACCGCGACATCGCCCCCGACAACGTGATACTGCTGAACAGCACCGGCAAGCCGCTGCTGCTGGACTTCGGCGCCGCACGCCGCGTCATCGGCGACATGACGCAGGCGCTGACGGTGATACTGAAGCCGGGCTATGCCCCGGTGGAGCAGTACGCCGAAGCGCCGAACATGAAGCAGGGGCCCTGGACCGACGTCTACGCACTGGCCGCCTCGGTGCACTTTGCCATCCTCGGGCGCACGCCGCCGACCTCGGTCGGCCGACTGATGAGCGACAGCTATGTGCCGCTGACCGAGGCCGCCGAGGGCCGTTACAGCCTGCAGTTCCTGCAAGCCATGGACAAGGCCCTGCGCGTACGCCCCGAGGAGCGCACGCAGACGATTGCCGAACTGCGCGCCGATCTGGGCCTGGGTGCGGTGACGATAGATCCCCAGACCTCGCTGACCCAGACCCGGCCGACCGGCATCGCCCCACCGCCGCCGCCCGCCCCCAAGGCCGCGCGCACGCAGATGCCCAGCCAGGACACGACCCAGTACCTCGGCGCTGCCGGTGCCTCTTCCTCGGGCGCAGGCGGCAAGGGCTTGTGGATAGGCGTGGGCCTGCTCGCTCTGGCCGCGGCAGGCGCCGGCACCTATTTCGCCCTCGCGCCGCGCAAGCCCGCCACGCCAGCGCCCGCGGCCCAGGTGGCCCCGGCACCGGTAGCCGCCGCGCCGGTGGCGGCGCCACCCGCGGCTCCGGCGCGCTTCGATATCCGCGATGAATTCGCCAAGGTCCTGAGTGCGCAGACGCCTGGCTTCGGCGTCGAGGCAGTTGCCACCAAGCCGCAGCTGCGCATCGGCAAGGACTCGCTGGGTTTCACCGTCAAATCGACGCGGGACGGCTTCGTCCAGGTGCTGGTGCTGGGGCCGGACGGCGCAGCGGCGCTGCTGTTCCCCAATGCCCAGGCCAGCGACAACCGCATCAAGGCCGGCGAGACCCTGTTGCTGCCCAAGGCAAGCTGGAAGCTCGACACCATCGAGCCGGCCGGCGCCGAACACTTCCTGATCATCGTCAGCGCCCAGCCGCGCGACTACAGCGAGATCAGCAAGGAACGCGACTACATCTTCCTGAAGCTGCCCACGCAGGAGCAGGGCCAGGCACTGGCCGCCGGCTGGACGCGCAGCACACCGATGTTGCTGGGTGGCCTGAAGAGTTGCGCCACCCCTGACTGCGATGCCTATGGTGCGGCCCGCTTCTCGGTGGACATCGTCCCTTGA
- a CDS encoding DUF3365 domain-containing protein: protein MKLLVKFNLIFLLVFLLGLTVSSIVARGMLQRAAQDEVTDRARLLMEKANVVSAYTATQIKPLLETQMKYTFLPQSVPAYSSAEVLIGLQKSYPDYSFKSAMLNPTNPRDRAVAWEEDVIKQFGSKPEMKEFVGQRDTPSGASLYIARPIRISNPACLACHSTPDAAPQTLVDRYGPSNGFGWKLNETLGVQVVSVPMTVPLQRADQALMVVIGVLSAVFLLVGASLNFMLWKLVIQPVSQLSALADKVSLGEEAPEFVVKSKDEIGVLAESFGRMRKSLAHAMKMLEG, encoded by the coding sequence ATGAAACTGCTCGTCAAGTTCAATCTGATCTTTCTGCTCGTCTTCCTGCTCGGGCTGACGGTGTCCAGCATCGTCGCCCGCGGCATGCTGCAACGCGCTGCCCAGGACGAGGTCACCGACCGCGCCCGGCTGCTGATGGAAAAAGCCAATGTGGTCAGTGCCTACACGGCCACGCAGATCAAGCCACTACTGGAAACGCAGATGAAGTACACCTTCCTGCCGCAGTCGGTGCCGGCCTACTCGTCGGCCGAGGTGCTGATCGGACTGCAGAAGTCCTACCCCGACTACAGCTTCAAGTCGGCGATGCTGAACCCGACCAATCCGCGCGACCGCGCCGTGGCCTGGGAAGAGGACGTGATCAAGCAGTTCGGCAGCAAGCCGGAGATGAAGGAATTCGTCGGCCAGCGCGACACGCCGTCCGGTGCTTCGCTCTATATCGCCCGCCCGATACGCATCAGTAATCCGGCCTGCCTGGCCTGCCACAGCACGCCCGACGCGGCGCCGCAGACCCTGGTGGATCGCTACGGCCCGTCCAACGGCTTCGGCTGGAAGCTCAATGAAACCCTGGGCGTGCAAGTCGTCTCGGTGCCGATGACGGTGCCGCTGCAGCGTGCCGACCAGGCGCTGATGGTCGTCATCGGCGTGCTGTCGGCGGTGTTCCTGCTGGTCGGCGCGAGCTTGAACTTCATGCTCTGGAAGCTGGTCATACAGCCGGTCAGCCAGTTGTCGGCGCTGGCCGACAAGGTCAGCCTCGGCGAGGAGGCGCCCGAGTTCGTGGTCAAGTCCAAGGACGAGATCGGCGTGCTGGCCGAGTCCTTCGGCCGCATGCGCAAGAGCCTGGCCCATGCAATGAAGATGTTGGAAGGCTGA
- the pilB gene encoding type IV-A pilus assembly ATPase PilB — protein sequence METPLAEPLQSTLSGVARVLVHAGKLQPKAAEELARSAKEKKTSFVAAVMAASAVSPTELAHTLAHALALPLLDLNALDLQKLPRNIIDAKLATQYQVLVLGRRGNRLFIGGADPTDQEAVERIKFATQLSPEWVIVEHDKLAKLVEGSTTSANEALESISGGDFEFDVTDEENAAPETADVQTDVEDAPVVRFLQKMLIDAINMRASDLHFEPYEYHYRVRFRIDGELREITQPPIAIKDKLASRIKVISRMDIAERRVPQDGRMKLKFGNKAIDFRVSTLPTLFGEKIVIRILDPSSAKLGIEALGYEKIEKERLLGCIHRPYGMILVTGPTGSGKTVSLYTCLNILNQPGVNIATVEDPAEINLPGVNQVNVNDKAGLTFAAALKAFLRQDPDVIMVGEIRDLDTADIAIKAAQTGHMVMSTLHTNDAPSTLTRLLNMGVAPFNIASSILLITAQRLARRLCENCKVPADYPREAMVRAGFAEVDLDGNWKPYRAVGCSNCNNGYRGRVGLYQVMPITDAIQRIILALGTAVDIADQARKEGVRDLRASGLIKVRAGLTTLEEVISVTNE from the coding sequence GTGGAAACTCCCCTGGCCGAACCCCTGCAATCCACGCTGTCCGGCGTGGCACGGGTGCTGGTGCATGCCGGCAAGCTGCAGCCCAAGGCCGCAGAGGAGTTGGCGCGCAGCGCCAAGGAGAAGAAAACCAGCTTCGTGGCGGCGGTCATGGCGGCCAGCGCGGTTTCGCCCACCGAGCTGGCGCACACCCTGGCCCACGCTCTGGCCCTGCCCCTGCTGGACCTGAATGCGCTGGACCTGCAGAAGCTGCCGCGCAACATCATCGATGCCAAGCTCGCCACCCAGTACCAGGTGCTGGTGCTGGGCCGGCGCGGCAACCGCCTGTTCATTGGCGGCGCCGACCCGACCGACCAGGAGGCGGTGGAGCGCATCAAGTTCGCCACCCAGCTGTCGCCCGAGTGGGTGATCGTCGAGCATGACAAGCTGGCCAAGCTGGTCGAGGGCTCGACCACCAGCGCCAACGAGGCGCTGGAGTCGATCTCCGGCGGCGACTTCGAGTTCGACGTCACCGACGAAGAGAATGCAGCGCCCGAAACCGCCGATGTGCAGACCGATGTGGAAGACGCGCCGGTGGTGCGCTTCCTGCAGAAGATGCTGATCGACGCGATCAATATGCGCGCCTCGGACTTGCATTTCGAGCCCTACGAGTACCACTACCGGGTGCGTTTTCGCATCGACGGCGAGTTGCGCGAGATCACCCAGCCGCCGATTGCGATCAAGGACAAGCTGGCCTCGCGCATCAAGGTGATCTCGCGCATGGACATTGCCGAGCGCCGCGTGCCGCAGGACGGCCGCATGAAGCTGAAATTCGGCAACAAGGCCATCGACTTCCGGGTCAGCACCCTGCCCACGCTGTTCGGCGAGAAGATCGTGATCCGGATTCTCGATCCGTCCAGCGCCAAGCTGGGCATCGAGGCGTTGGGCTACGAGAAGATCGAGAAGGAGCGGCTGCTGGGCTGCATCCACCGGCCTTACGGCATGATTCTGGTCACCGGGCCCACCGGTTCGGGCAAGACAGTGTCGCTCTACACATGCCTGAACATACTGAACCAGCCCGGCGTGAACATTGCCACCGTCGAAGATCCGGCCGAAATCAACCTGCCCGGCGTCAACCAGGTGAACGTGAACGACAAGGCCGGCCTGACCTTTGCCGCGGCGCTGAAAGCCTTTCTGCGCCAGGATCCAGACGTGATCATGGTCGGCGAAATCCGTGACCTGGACACCGCCGACATTGCCATCAAGGCCGCCCAGACCGGCCACATGGTGATGTCCACCTTGCACACCAACGATGCACCGTCCACCCTCACCCGCTTGCTGAACATGGGCGTGGCGCCCTTCAACATCGCCTCCAGCATCTTGCTGATCACCGCCCAGCGGCTGGCGCGCCGGCTGTGCGAAAACTGCAAGGTGCCGGCCGACTATCCGCGCGAGGCGATGGTGCGCGCCGGTTTTGCCGAAGTCGATCTGGACGGCAACTGGAAACCTTATCGAGCCGTCGGCTGCTCAAATTGCAACAATGGGTATCGCGGCCGAGTCGGTTTGTATCAGGTCATGCCCATCACCGACGCGATCCAACGCATCATTCTCGCCCTGGGAACTGCGGTGGATATTGCCGATCAGGCCCGCAAGGAAGGCGTGCGCGACCTGCGTGCCTCGGGTTTGATCAAGGTCCGCGCGGGTTTAACAACCCTGGAAGAAGTGATTTCGGTCACGAACGAATAA